A single region of the Syngnathus acus chromosome 6, fSynAcu1.2, whole genome shotgun sequence genome encodes:
- the si:ch211-245j22.3 gene encoding guanylyl cyclase inhibitory protein produces MQSAEYAEEIFRTLDKNEDGLVDFREYVMAISMLVEGSAVERLRWSFKLFDKDGDGAIIREEMLGIMQAVYKMNEAVDLNEPNSLTAEECTDQLFLRLDKDKNAIISVEEFIEGALDDDWIRKMLECDPCTVRVERPPKRDLAMGV; encoded by the exons ATGCAGTCAGCTGAGTATGCAGAAGAGATATTCCGCACGCTGGACAAAAATGAG GATGGGTTAGTAGATTTCAGGGAGTACGTCATGGCCATCAGTATGCTCGTTGAAGGCTCGGCAGTGGAGAGGCTTCGTTGGTCCTTCAAGCTATTTGACAAAGATGGAGATGGTGCCATCATAAGGGAGGAGATGCTGGGCATTATGCAG GCTGtttataaaatgaatgaagcaGTGGATTTAAATGAACCAAACTCCCTAACAGCTGAAGAATGCACTGACCAGCTATTTTTGAGAttagacaaagacaaaaatg CCATCATCAGTGTGGAGGAGTTCATAGAGGGAGCGTTGGATGATGACTGGATCAGAAAGATGCTGGAATGTGATCCCTGCACCGTGAGGGTAGAGAGGCCCCCGAAGAGGGACTTGGCAATGGGAGTCTAG
- the arntl2 gene encoding aryl hydrocarbon receptor nuclear translocator-like protein 2 isoform X1, protein MAAAKHTAADGGDTTDDEARDDVLVEENQMNCIPLPSLMNPSSMVGMSLSMEMPRKRKGSVDNQETRLTPILNADMEEDQNDTDGEDQHAKMKCFREPHSQIEKRRRDKMNTLIDKLSDLIPTCNPMSRKLDKLTVLRMAVQHLKSLRGSASSFSDTNYKPSFLPDEELQDLILKAADGFLFVVGCDRGKIVFVSESITKILNYSRVELIGQSFFDYVHPKDIGKVKEQLSASELYPRERLIDAKTGLQVQADLPVGAARLCSGARRSFFYRMKCNKNLKVEEKDLQASTSKKKESQKYCTVHCTGYMRSWHSSQLEAEGQCDADKQDSSHFSCLVAVGRIHSNSSPQVNGAFRVKPTEFVTRYTMDGKFTFVDQRATTILGYLPQELLGTSCYEYFHQDDLAHLADRHRKVLRSKEKIDTNRYKFKTKYGSFVTLQSQWFSFVNPWTKEVEYIVSTNTVISNDHSQTSRSGNKTEESSKAVAEDGKKSLPIIPGISTTPGTMIYAGTIGTQIANELLDFNRMNSSPSSGNVSPFSLPLDKSPLTTTHHQVNHNVSVNNNVPNGDVTEEEMPEKSNSEDELQGALIPGRETLMEDSSQLDLDSMVEPGLGSLSNDEAAMAVIMRLLETDSNLGEGEDFEEMHWSL, encoded by the exons ATGGCGGCGGCCAAGCATACTGCCGCCGACGGCGGTGACACAACGGACGACGAAGCAAGAG ATGATGTGCTGGTTGAGGAAAACCAAATGAACTGCATCCCTCTACCCAGCCTGATGAATCCATCCTCGATGGTTGGCATGTCTTTGAGCATGGAAATGCCCCGGAAGCGAAAGGGCAGTGTGGACAACCA GGAAACAAGATTGACCCCCATCCTCAATGCAGATATGGAAGAGGATCAAAACGA CACAGATGGAGAGGATCAACAtgccaaaatgaaatgtttcag GGAGCCACACAGCCAAATAGAAAAACGAAGGCGGGACAAAATGAACACGCTCATTGACAAGCTGTCAGACTTGATTCCAACATGTAACCCAATGTCTCGGAAGCTGGACAAACTCACTGTGCTCAGAATGGCCGTTCAGCACCTCAAATCCCTCAGAG GTTCTGCAAGCTCTTTTTCTGACACCAACTATAAACCGTCATTCCTGCCTGATGAGGAGCTCCAAGACCTTATCTTAAAG GCTGCGGATGGGTTCCTGTTTGTAGTCGGCTGTGATCGTgggaaaattgtttttgtctctgaGTCCATCACGAAGATATTAAATTATAGTCGG GTGGAACTGATTGGACAGAGCTTCTTTGATTATGTCCACCCTAAAGACATAGGCAAAGTAAAGGAGCAGCTGTCGGCTTCTGAACTGTACCCACGGGAACGGCTAATAGAtgcaaaaa CTGGTTTGCAGGTGCAGGCTGACCTTCCAGTGGGCGCAGCACGATTGTGTTCAGGTGCACGGCGCTCCTTCTTCTATCGCATGAAGTGCAACAAAAACCTCAAAGTTGAGGAGAAGGACTTGCAAGCCAGCACGTCCAAAAAGAAAG AGTCGCAGAAATACTGCACAGTCCACTGTACAGGCTACATGCGTAGCTGGCACTCCAGTCAGCTGGAAGCAGAGGGCCAGTGCGACGCAGATAAGCAGGATAGCTCTCACTTCAGCTGTCTGGTCGCCGTGGGGCGCATCCACTCCAACTCGTCCCCGCAAGTTAATGGAGCTTTCCGGGTCAAACCCACAGAGTTCGTCACACGCTATACCATGGATGGCAAGTTTACCTTTGTTGATCAAAG AGCAACAACCATTCTTGGTTACCTTCCCCAAGAATTGCTCGGTACTTCATGCTACGAGTACTTCCATCAAGACGACTTAGCGCATTTAGCTGACCGTCATCGAAAAG TGCTACGAAGTAAGGAGAAAATAGACACGAACCGTTAtaagtttaaaacaaaatatggctCTTTTGTCACGCTGCAAAGTCAGTGGTTTAGTTTTGTAAACCCATGGACCAAAGAAGTTGAATATATCGTGTCAACAAATACAGTCATATC GAATGATCACAGTCAAACAAGTCGGTCAGGGAACAAGACTGAAGAGTCTTCTAAGGCTGTAGCAG AAGATGGAAAGAAATCTCTTCCGATAATACCAGGCATCTCTACCACACCTGGTACGATGATATACGCTGGAACCATTGGGACTCAGATTGCCAATGAGCTGCTTGACTTTAATAG AATGAACTCATCACCCTCCAGTGGTAATGTGAGCCCATTTAGTCTGCCGCTGGACAAATCTCCACTCACCACGACTCATCACCAAGTCAACCACAATGTGAGTGTCAACAACAAT GTGCCAAATGGGGATGTGACAGAGGAGGAGATGCCAGAAAAGTCCAACTCAGAAGATGAGCTTCAGGGGGCGCTTATTCCTGGAAGGGAGACACTAATGG AGGACAGCTCACAGCTAGACCTGGACAGCATGGTTGAACCGGGCCTTGGCAGTCTTAGTAATGACGAAGCAGCGATGGCAGTGATCATGAGACTCCTGGAGACAGACTCCAACTTGGGTGAAGGCGAGGACTTTGAAGAGATGCACTGGTCCTTATAG
- the arntl2 gene encoding aryl hydrocarbon receptor nuclear translocator-like protein 2 isoform X4: MAAAKHTAADGGDTTDDEARDDVLVEENQMNCIPLPSLMNPSSMVGMSLSMEMPRKRKGSVDNQETRLTPILNADMEEDQNDTDGEDQHAKMKCFREPHSQIEKRRRDKMNTLIDKLSDLIPTCNPMSRKLDKLTVLRMAVQHLKSLRGSASSFSDTNYKPSFLPDEELQDLILKVELIGQSFFDYVHPKDIGKVKEQLSASELYPRERLIDAKTGLQVQADLPVGAARLCSGARRSFFYRMKCNKNLKVEEKDLQASTSKKKESQKYCTVHCTGYMRSWHSSQLEAEGQCDADKQDSSHFSCLVAVGRIHSNSSPQVNGAFRVKPTEFVTRYTMDGKFTFVDQRATTILGYLPQELLGTSCYEYFHQDDLAHLADRHRKVLRSKEKIDTNRYKFKTKYGSFVTLQSQWFSFVNPWTKEVEYIVSTNTVISNDHSQTSRSGNKTEESSKAVAEDGKKSLPIIPGISTTPGTMIYAGTIGTQIANELLDFNRMNSSPSSGNVSPFSLPLDKSPLTTTHHQVNHNVSVNNNVPNGDVTEEEMPEKSNSEDELQGALIPGRETLMEDSSQLDLDSMVEPGLGSLSNDEAAMAVIMRLLETDSNLGEGEDFEEMHWSL, from the exons ATGGCGGCGGCCAAGCATACTGCCGCCGACGGCGGTGACACAACGGACGACGAAGCAAGAG ATGATGTGCTGGTTGAGGAAAACCAAATGAACTGCATCCCTCTACCCAGCCTGATGAATCCATCCTCGATGGTTGGCATGTCTTTGAGCATGGAAATGCCCCGGAAGCGAAAGGGCAGTGTGGACAACCA GGAAACAAGATTGACCCCCATCCTCAATGCAGATATGGAAGAGGATCAAAACGA CACAGATGGAGAGGATCAACAtgccaaaatgaaatgtttcag GGAGCCACACAGCCAAATAGAAAAACGAAGGCGGGACAAAATGAACACGCTCATTGACAAGCTGTCAGACTTGATTCCAACATGTAACCCAATGTCTCGGAAGCTGGACAAACTCACTGTGCTCAGAATGGCCGTTCAGCACCTCAAATCCCTCAGAG GTTCTGCAAGCTCTTTTTCTGACACCAACTATAAACCGTCATTCCTGCCTGATGAGGAGCTCCAAGACCTTATCTTAAAG GTGGAACTGATTGGACAGAGCTTCTTTGATTATGTCCACCCTAAAGACATAGGCAAAGTAAAGGAGCAGCTGTCGGCTTCTGAACTGTACCCACGGGAACGGCTAATAGAtgcaaaaa CTGGTTTGCAGGTGCAGGCTGACCTTCCAGTGGGCGCAGCACGATTGTGTTCAGGTGCACGGCGCTCCTTCTTCTATCGCATGAAGTGCAACAAAAACCTCAAAGTTGAGGAGAAGGACTTGCAAGCCAGCACGTCCAAAAAGAAAG AGTCGCAGAAATACTGCACAGTCCACTGTACAGGCTACATGCGTAGCTGGCACTCCAGTCAGCTGGAAGCAGAGGGCCAGTGCGACGCAGATAAGCAGGATAGCTCTCACTTCAGCTGTCTGGTCGCCGTGGGGCGCATCCACTCCAACTCGTCCCCGCAAGTTAATGGAGCTTTCCGGGTCAAACCCACAGAGTTCGTCACACGCTATACCATGGATGGCAAGTTTACCTTTGTTGATCAAAG AGCAACAACCATTCTTGGTTACCTTCCCCAAGAATTGCTCGGTACTTCATGCTACGAGTACTTCCATCAAGACGACTTAGCGCATTTAGCTGACCGTCATCGAAAAG TGCTACGAAGTAAGGAGAAAATAGACACGAACCGTTAtaagtttaaaacaaaatatggctCTTTTGTCACGCTGCAAAGTCAGTGGTTTAGTTTTGTAAACCCATGGACCAAAGAAGTTGAATATATCGTGTCAACAAATACAGTCATATC GAATGATCACAGTCAAACAAGTCGGTCAGGGAACAAGACTGAAGAGTCTTCTAAGGCTGTAGCAG AAGATGGAAAGAAATCTCTTCCGATAATACCAGGCATCTCTACCACACCTGGTACGATGATATACGCTGGAACCATTGGGACTCAGATTGCCAATGAGCTGCTTGACTTTAATAG AATGAACTCATCACCCTCCAGTGGTAATGTGAGCCCATTTAGTCTGCCGCTGGACAAATCTCCACTCACCACGACTCATCACCAAGTCAACCACAATGTGAGTGTCAACAACAAT GTGCCAAATGGGGATGTGACAGAGGAGGAGATGCCAGAAAAGTCCAACTCAGAAGATGAGCTTCAGGGGGCGCTTATTCCTGGAAGGGAGACACTAATGG AGGACAGCTCACAGCTAGACCTGGACAGCATGGTTGAACCGGGCCTTGGCAGTCTTAGTAATGACGAAGCAGCGATGGCAGTGATCATGAGACTCCTGGAGACAGACTCCAACTTGGGTGAAGGCGAGGACTTTGAAGAGATGCACTGGTCCTTATAG
- the arntl2 gene encoding aryl hydrocarbon receptor nuclear translocator-like protein 2 isoform X3 translates to MNCIPLPSLMNPSSMVGMSLSMEMPRKRKGSVDNQETRLTPILNADMEEDQNDTDGEDQHAKMKCFREPHSQIEKRRRDKMNTLIDKLSDLIPTCNPMSRKLDKLTVLRMAVQHLKSLRGSASSFSDTNYKPSFLPDEELQDLILKAADGFLFVVGCDRGKIVFVSESITKILNYSRVELIGQSFFDYVHPKDIGKVKEQLSASELYPRERLIDAKTGLQVQADLPVGAARLCSGARRSFFYRMKCNKNLKVEEKDLQASTSKKKESQKYCTVHCTGYMRSWHSSQLEAEGQCDADKQDSSHFSCLVAVGRIHSNSSPQVNGAFRVKPTEFVTRYTMDGKFTFVDQRATTILGYLPQELLGTSCYEYFHQDDLAHLADRHRKVLRSKEKIDTNRYKFKTKYGSFVTLQSQWFSFVNPWTKEVEYIVSTNTVISNDHSQTSRSGNKTEESSKAVAEDGKKSLPIIPGISTTPGTMIYAGTIGTQIANELLDFNRMNSSPSSGNVSPFSLPLDKSPLTTTHHQVNHNVSVNNNVPNGDVTEEEMPEKSNSEDELQGALIPGRETLMEDSSQLDLDSMVEPGLGSLSNDEAAMAVIMRLLETDSNLGEGEDFEEMHWSL, encoded by the exons ATGAACTGCATCCCTCTACCCAGCCTGATGAATCCATCCTCGATGGTTGGCATGTCTTTGAGCATGGAAATGCCCCGGAAGCGAAAGGGCAGTGTGGACAACCA GGAAACAAGATTGACCCCCATCCTCAATGCAGATATGGAAGAGGATCAAAACGA CACAGATGGAGAGGATCAACAtgccaaaatgaaatgtttcag GGAGCCACACAGCCAAATAGAAAAACGAAGGCGGGACAAAATGAACACGCTCATTGACAAGCTGTCAGACTTGATTCCAACATGTAACCCAATGTCTCGGAAGCTGGACAAACTCACTGTGCTCAGAATGGCCGTTCAGCACCTCAAATCCCTCAGAG GTTCTGCAAGCTCTTTTTCTGACACCAACTATAAACCGTCATTCCTGCCTGATGAGGAGCTCCAAGACCTTATCTTAAAG GCTGCGGATGGGTTCCTGTTTGTAGTCGGCTGTGATCGTgggaaaattgtttttgtctctgaGTCCATCACGAAGATATTAAATTATAGTCGG GTGGAACTGATTGGACAGAGCTTCTTTGATTATGTCCACCCTAAAGACATAGGCAAAGTAAAGGAGCAGCTGTCGGCTTCTGAACTGTACCCACGGGAACGGCTAATAGAtgcaaaaa CTGGTTTGCAGGTGCAGGCTGACCTTCCAGTGGGCGCAGCACGATTGTGTTCAGGTGCACGGCGCTCCTTCTTCTATCGCATGAAGTGCAACAAAAACCTCAAAGTTGAGGAGAAGGACTTGCAAGCCAGCACGTCCAAAAAGAAAG AGTCGCAGAAATACTGCACAGTCCACTGTACAGGCTACATGCGTAGCTGGCACTCCAGTCAGCTGGAAGCAGAGGGCCAGTGCGACGCAGATAAGCAGGATAGCTCTCACTTCAGCTGTCTGGTCGCCGTGGGGCGCATCCACTCCAACTCGTCCCCGCAAGTTAATGGAGCTTTCCGGGTCAAACCCACAGAGTTCGTCACACGCTATACCATGGATGGCAAGTTTACCTTTGTTGATCAAAG AGCAACAACCATTCTTGGTTACCTTCCCCAAGAATTGCTCGGTACTTCATGCTACGAGTACTTCCATCAAGACGACTTAGCGCATTTAGCTGACCGTCATCGAAAAG TGCTACGAAGTAAGGAGAAAATAGACACGAACCGTTAtaagtttaaaacaaaatatggctCTTTTGTCACGCTGCAAAGTCAGTGGTTTAGTTTTGTAAACCCATGGACCAAAGAAGTTGAATATATCGTGTCAACAAATACAGTCATATC GAATGATCACAGTCAAACAAGTCGGTCAGGGAACAAGACTGAAGAGTCTTCTAAGGCTGTAGCAG AAGATGGAAAGAAATCTCTTCCGATAATACCAGGCATCTCTACCACACCTGGTACGATGATATACGCTGGAACCATTGGGACTCAGATTGCCAATGAGCTGCTTGACTTTAATAG AATGAACTCATCACCCTCCAGTGGTAATGTGAGCCCATTTAGTCTGCCGCTGGACAAATCTCCACTCACCACGACTCATCACCAAGTCAACCACAATGTGAGTGTCAACAACAAT GTGCCAAATGGGGATGTGACAGAGGAGGAGATGCCAGAAAAGTCCAACTCAGAAGATGAGCTTCAGGGGGCGCTTATTCCTGGAAGGGAGACACTAATGG AGGACAGCTCACAGCTAGACCTGGACAGCATGGTTGAACCGGGCCTTGGCAGTCTTAGTAATGACGAAGCAGCGATGGCAGTGATCATGAGACTCCTGGAGACAGACTCCAACTTGGGTGAAGGCGAGGACTTTGAAGAGATGCACTGGTCCTTATAG
- the arntl2 gene encoding aryl hydrocarbon receptor nuclear translocator-like protein 2 isoform X2 yields the protein MAAAKHTAADGGDTTDDEARDDVLVEENQMNCIPLPSLMNPSSMVGMSLSMEMPRKRKGSVDNQETRLTPILNADMEEDQNDTDGEDQHAKMKCFREPHSQIEKRRRDKMNTLIDKLSDLIPTCNPMSRKLDKLTVLRMAVQHLKSLRGSASSFSDTNYKPSFLPDEELQDLILKAADGFLFVVGCDRGKIVFVSESITKILNYSRVELIGQSFFDYVHPKDIGKVKEQLSASELYPRERLIDAKTGLQVQADLPVGAARLCSGARRSFFYRMKCNKNLKVEEKDLQASTSKKKESQKYCTVHCTGYMRSWHSSQLEAEGQCDADKQDSSHFSCLVAVGRIHSNSSPQVNGAFRVKPTEFVTRYTMDGKFTFVDQRATTILGYLPQELLGTSCYEYFHQDDLAHLADRHRKVLRSKEKIDTNRYKFKTKYGSFVTLQSQWFSFVNPWTKEVEYIVSTNTVISNDHSQTSRSGNKTEESSKAVAEDGKKSLPIIPGISTTPGTMIYAGTIGTQIANELLDFNRMNSSPSSGNVSPFSLPLDKSPLTTTHHQVNHNVPNGDVTEEEMPEKSNSEDELQGALIPGRETLMEDSSQLDLDSMVEPGLGSLSNDEAAMAVIMRLLETDSNLGEGEDFEEMHWSL from the exons ATGGCGGCGGCCAAGCATACTGCCGCCGACGGCGGTGACACAACGGACGACGAAGCAAGAG ATGATGTGCTGGTTGAGGAAAACCAAATGAACTGCATCCCTCTACCCAGCCTGATGAATCCATCCTCGATGGTTGGCATGTCTTTGAGCATGGAAATGCCCCGGAAGCGAAAGGGCAGTGTGGACAACCA GGAAACAAGATTGACCCCCATCCTCAATGCAGATATGGAAGAGGATCAAAACGA CACAGATGGAGAGGATCAACAtgccaaaatgaaatgtttcag GGAGCCACACAGCCAAATAGAAAAACGAAGGCGGGACAAAATGAACACGCTCATTGACAAGCTGTCAGACTTGATTCCAACATGTAACCCAATGTCTCGGAAGCTGGACAAACTCACTGTGCTCAGAATGGCCGTTCAGCACCTCAAATCCCTCAGAG GTTCTGCAAGCTCTTTTTCTGACACCAACTATAAACCGTCATTCCTGCCTGATGAGGAGCTCCAAGACCTTATCTTAAAG GCTGCGGATGGGTTCCTGTTTGTAGTCGGCTGTGATCGTgggaaaattgtttttgtctctgaGTCCATCACGAAGATATTAAATTATAGTCGG GTGGAACTGATTGGACAGAGCTTCTTTGATTATGTCCACCCTAAAGACATAGGCAAAGTAAAGGAGCAGCTGTCGGCTTCTGAACTGTACCCACGGGAACGGCTAATAGAtgcaaaaa CTGGTTTGCAGGTGCAGGCTGACCTTCCAGTGGGCGCAGCACGATTGTGTTCAGGTGCACGGCGCTCCTTCTTCTATCGCATGAAGTGCAACAAAAACCTCAAAGTTGAGGAGAAGGACTTGCAAGCCAGCACGTCCAAAAAGAAAG AGTCGCAGAAATACTGCACAGTCCACTGTACAGGCTACATGCGTAGCTGGCACTCCAGTCAGCTGGAAGCAGAGGGCCAGTGCGACGCAGATAAGCAGGATAGCTCTCACTTCAGCTGTCTGGTCGCCGTGGGGCGCATCCACTCCAACTCGTCCCCGCAAGTTAATGGAGCTTTCCGGGTCAAACCCACAGAGTTCGTCACACGCTATACCATGGATGGCAAGTTTACCTTTGTTGATCAAAG AGCAACAACCATTCTTGGTTACCTTCCCCAAGAATTGCTCGGTACTTCATGCTACGAGTACTTCCATCAAGACGACTTAGCGCATTTAGCTGACCGTCATCGAAAAG TGCTACGAAGTAAGGAGAAAATAGACACGAACCGTTAtaagtttaaaacaaaatatggctCTTTTGTCACGCTGCAAAGTCAGTGGTTTAGTTTTGTAAACCCATGGACCAAAGAAGTTGAATATATCGTGTCAACAAATACAGTCATATC GAATGATCACAGTCAAACAAGTCGGTCAGGGAACAAGACTGAAGAGTCTTCTAAGGCTGTAGCAG AAGATGGAAAGAAATCTCTTCCGATAATACCAGGCATCTCTACCACACCTGGTACGATGATATACGCTGGAACCATTGGGACTCAGATTGCCAATGAGCTGCTTGACTTTAATAG AATGAACTCATCACCCTCCAGTGGTAATGTGAGCCCATTTAGTCTGCCGCTGGACAAATCTCCACTCACCACGACTCATCACCAAGTCAACCACAAT GTGCCAAATGGGGATGTGACAGAGGAGGAGATGCCAGAAAAGTCCAACTCAGAAGATGAGCTTCAGGGGGCGCTTATTCCTGGAAGGGAGACACTAATGG AGGACAGCTCACAGCTAGACCTGGACAGCATGGTTGAACCGGGCCTTGGCAGTCTTAGTAATGACGAAGCAGCGATGGCAGTGATCATGAGACTCCTGGAGACAGACTCCAACTTGGGTGAAGGCGAGGACTTTGAAGAGATGCACTGGTCCTTATAG
- the slc17a8 gene encoding vesicular glutamate transporter 3, which produces MSLEALKGQMLNPGTEEVKSTVGNSLGKLQRKIDGSNVEEESHIELTEDGRPVASMTRPAPLLDCSCGGLPKRYIIAILSGLGFCISFGIRCNLGVAIVEMVNNNTVYVNGTEVLQKAEFNWDPETVGLIHGSFFWGYIVTQIPGGFISNKLSANRVFGAAIFLTSVLNMFIPSAARVHYGCVMFVRILQGLVEGVTYPACHGMWSKWAPPLERSRLATTSFCGSYAGAVIAMPLAGVMVQFIGWPSVFYIYGVFGILWYVFWLLLAYGSPAVHPTITDEERTYIESTIGETIHYQSVNKKFKTPWRRFFTSMPVYAIIVANFCRSWTFYLLLISQPAYFEEVFGFPISKVGILSAVPHMVMTIVVPIGGQLADFLRSNKIMTTTNVRKLMNCGGFGMEATLLLVVGFSHTRAVAITFLVLAVGFSGFAISGFNVNHLDIAPRYASILMGISNGVGTLSGMVCPLIVGALTIHKTRLEWQNVFFIASMVHYTGVIFYAIFASGEQQEWANPESTSEDKCGFVKEDELAEESELKNENMKMSYGTTDNASDRKHGWTKKRGVTMQEEDEHCANEDYLNGYQ; this is translated from the exons ATGTCTTTGGAAGCTTTGAAGGGGCAGATGCTAAACCCTGGAACAGAAGAAGTGAAGAGTACGGTGGGCAACTCTTTAGGGAAACTGCAAAG GAAAATTGATGGCAGCAATGTAGAAGAGGAGAGCCACATTGAGTTGACAGAGGATGGGCGTCCGGTGGCATCTATGACTCGTCCTGCTCCGCTGCTGGATTGCAGCTGTGGCGGTCTGCCCAAGCGTTACATCATTGCCATCCTCAGCGGTCTGGGCTTCTGCATCTCCTTCGGCATCCGTTGCAACCTCGGTGTTGCAATCGTGGAGATGGTTAACAACAACACTGTATATGTGAATGGAACTGAAGTCCTCCAG aaagCTGAGTTCAACTGGGATCCAGAGACAGTTGGACTTATCCATGGCTCTTTCTTCTGGGGCTACATTGTCACTCAAATTCCTGGTggtttcatctcaaacaagctGTCTGCTAACAG ggTGTTTGGAGCAGCCATTTTCTTGACGTCAGTGCTGAATATGTTTATCCCGTCCGCAGCGAGGGTGCACTATGGCTGTGTCATGTTTGTCCGCATCCTTCAGGGCTTAGTTGAG GGTGTTACGTACCCAGCGTGCCATGGGATGTGGTCAAAATGGGCCCCGCCTCTCGAGCGCAGTCGACTAGCAACAACATCCTTCTGCG GATCCTACGCGGGAGCCGTGATCGCCATGCCTTTGGCTGGTGTGATGGTTCAATTCATTGGGTGGCCGTCAGTATTTTACATATATG GTGTTTTCGGAATCCTGTGGTACGTCTTTTGGCTTCTGTTGGCCTATGGAAGTCCTGCGGTGCATCCGACCATCACGGACGAGGAAAGAACGTACATTGAGTCCACCATTGGTGAAACAATCCACTACCAGAGTGTGAATAAG aaattcaagacACCGTGGCGTCGTTTCTTCACTTCCATGCCAGTCTACGCCATCATTGTGGCTAACTTCTGCCGCAGCTGGACCTTCTACCTGCTTCTCATCAGCCAGCCGGCATATTTTGAAGAAGTCTTTGGATTCCCAATCAGCAAG GTGGGGATCCTGTCTGCTGTGCCCCACATGGTGATGACAATCGTTGTTCCGATCGGAGGACAGCTAGCGGACTTCCTGCGTAGTAACAAAATCATGACGACTACAAATGTGAGGAAACTTATGAACTGCGGAG GCTTTGGTATGGAGGCTACTCTGCTGTTGGTGGTTGGCTTTTCACACACTCGTGCGGTGGCCATCACCTTCTTGGTGCTTGCTGTTGGCTTCAGTGGATTTGCCATCTCAG GCTTTAATGTCAATCATCTGGACATCGCTCCTCGCTATGCCAGCATCCTGATGGGTATTTCCAACGGGGTGGGCACTCTGTCTGGGATGGTGTGCCCTCTGATTGTTGGAGCCTTGACCATTCACaag ACCCGTCTTGAATGGCAGAATGTCTTTTTTATCGCATCCATGGTGCACTACACAGGGGTCATCTTCTACGCTATCTTTGCTTCGGGAGAACAACAGGAATGGGCCAACCCCGAGAGTACGAGCGAGGACAAATGTGGCTTTGTCAAAGAGGACGAGCTAGCTGAAGAATCTGAGCTCAAAAACGAGAACATGAAAATGAGTTACGGAACCACGGATAATGCGTCAGATCGTAAACACGGCTGGACGAAGAAGAGAGGGGTGACCATGCAAGAAGAGGATGAACATTGTGCTAATGAAGACTACCTGAATGGATACCAGTGA